AATGAATGAATTTAAATTTTATTCATTCAAAATTATAAAGGAGATATTATTATGAACAAACAAGGGGTAAAAAAATGAATGGATGGAGTATTGCAGGAATTTCTGTCGCCGTTATTGGTATTTTGGTCATTATATTGGGAGCTATGCTACAGTCAATTGACTTATCCAGCCCTGATTTCATGAGCTTTGCTACTGGAGGCATAATGTTGTTAGCGATAGGGTTATGTATGATTACCGGATTACCTGCCATTTTGCAAATTGCAGGCATTTGGTTGGCAGCAGTGACTATCATAATTTATATATACAGCTTGCCGGATACCGATTTTGTTATCAAAGTGATTGGTTTTATTCCTACTATCGCACTGGCTTTTTGGGTATCTTTTAAATTTTGGAAATGAGGGAAATAATGAAAAGAGGTAAAAAAATGGTGATAATTATTATATCTATTCTGGTGGCACTGTGCCTTATTACTTGGGGTGTGATTACCTATCTTGGACGGAGTCAAACTTTGTCGGTTAAATCCATTGAAAATTTCAATGACGACCTTTACTTAATACGTTTGACGAAACCTGACAATGTGACATGGGAAGCTGGATCTTATGCTCAATTTACATTACATGATGTTAAGGAGAACGCTCAAGAAACTACTGACGTAATATCCAGTGCTTCAATGAGCAATGATAAAAACAAACAAAATAGTGGCTGGCTGACAATAGCTTCTAACCCTAATGAGAATGAAATTTTCATTTTGACACACAATAGTGGAAGTTTCTATAAAAAAACATTGACTAATTTGCAAGCAGGAAGTAAGGTCGAGATGAGCTGGCTTTACTCTAATTTATCTGTTGCAGATGGCAAAGATCCACTTGTTTTTTTTGCTTCTGACGTTGGCATTGCGGCAATACGGCCAATTATCAAAGAGTGGGCTGGAAAACGGGATATTATTATCAGTCACTTGGATAAAGGGGTTCTTATTTTTAATGAAGAAATAGCAAATTTATCAAAAAAAGAAACAAATTTGACCTATGAAACAACTTCTAGCTTTTCTCAAAGTCAAGACAGCCTTAAAAATGCAGCAGAAAAGTATGGAAATAAGGCCACATATCTCTTATCTGGTCAACCTGATGATGTGGAAATGATGAAGAAGTTCCTTGAAGAAAAAGGGATTGATAGCAAGAAGATTAAAGTAGATGCTTTTAAAGGGTTGAAATAGCAGCTATCTCCATTGGGTTAAATTACATCTTGATTTTAGAGTGACATATTTTATTATAAATGAAAAAACTAGGCATTTTTTGCCTAGTTTTTTTGATTTTAGAGACAAATTTGAACTCTGTTTTCTCCACGGAAACAATTAGAAATGGTTTTCTCAAAAGTAATAAAAATGTAAAGTTTATAGTATCCAAATGTAGCGGTTTTGAGATATAATGATGACGAACATAATGAATGGAGAATTTCAATGGAGACTTCAAATTATCAAACGGGACTTTCTAAGTCAAATGCGTATCCACATCCTCCTGAAAAACAAAAACGGAAGAGGAGCGCAGCTTTAGATGGCTTGAAAGGTTTTTTTATACTTGCAATTATTTTATATTACTATTTTCAACATTTATTGCCTGGGGGCTTTTTGGCGGTAAATGGTTTTCTTGTAGTTGGGGGCTATTTAACCTTTAGACAGAATAAGAAGACCTTTGCTGAAGATTACCAAGAGAGATTCTCGTGGAAGAGTCTAAAAAGAATGTTTTTCCCGATGCTCTTTATGATTATCACAACTGTCGCTACGCTCTTTTTAGTCGCACCGCAAATGCTATCCAATATTAGAGGAATGGCGCTATCTGCACTGTTCTTTGTCAATAACGATTATCAGATCTTTAGTCAACAATCTTATTTTGTGCAGTCTGCTAATCCAAGTCCTTTTGTCCATCTTTGGTACGTTTCGTTATATGTCCAATTATTAATTGTTGGATTCTTGCTGAGAAGACTGATGAAGAAGATGAACTTTCTGCGAATGCAAGAGTTCGCTCTGTTAGCATTTCTAACGATTGCTTCAGCAGTGGGGATGGCAGCTTTATATTGGTGGGAACAAGATCCATCGCATGTGTACTATCTTGTGTCAACTCGACTGTTCTCATTCACTTTAGGCGCTTTACTAAGCTATATTCATGAAGGAAAACTCTTAATCCCAGAAGATCATTCTAATAAAGGGAACTTAAATATTGCCAGCATCATTGGTATGGGAGCACTCATTTGGATGCTCGTGACCTTCAATGGGATGCAAGCGGAAGTGTATTACATGATCATGCTAGTATCTTCCATTGTCATGACATTACTGGTTTCATTTGCCCTTCGTGAAGGCGTATGGCTTCACTATATTATTAGTTTTAAAGGTTTTACTTTCTTCGGGAAAAGAAGTTTCTCTTATTACTTATGGTTTTATCCAATTCATTTAATCTTGCCATCCTTTTTACGAGGGGTTGAAGATTATTGGTTGAATGTTTTGATTCAATGGATCACGATAATTGTACTAGCTGAAATCACTTATCAATTATTTGAAAAAGAACGAATTCCGCTTCCGATTGGACAAGCGCATAGTCCGTATCGGTTAACGGCGTATATGAAATCCAACCTTCCAAAAGGGTTGAAACACTTCGGAATTGCTTTTTCATTAGTGTATCTGGTCTTTGCTGGCTTAGCCGGGATTGGATTTGCGCAGGAAAAAGACCAAACCAGTGTGGTTCATGAAGTAGAAGAAAAGATTCGCAAAAATCAGGAACTGCTTCAAGAAACAACCGTGGAACCTACTACGGAAGCTGTCACAACCGTAAATTCGGAAGTAAAGGCCAATATAGAACAACAAGTTCGACAAACGCCAATCACCTTTGTAGGAGACTCCGTTCTGTTAGCTTCTGCCAATAAATTAAGAGAAGTCTTTCCAAATGCTTATGTGGACGGGGAAGTGGGACGTCAATTGTATTACAGTACTCCCGTCGTTCAAAAACTAGTGCAACAAGGAAGATTATCTCAAACGGTCGTATTTGTACTCGGTTCAAACGGAGCCTTTGCAAGTGCGCAAATCGATTCTCTTATTCAAGCAGCAGGTAACCGTGAAATTTTCTTAGTAACGGCAGGCTATGAGATTAAATGGGCTAAAGAAGTAAACGATCAGCTGAAAGCAGCCGCTGAACGGTATCCAAATGTGCATTTAATCGACTGGGGAACC
This Granulicatella adiacens ATCC 49175 DNA region includes the following protein-coding sequences:
- a CDS encoding FAD-dependent oxidoreductase encodes the protein MKRGKKMVIIIISILVALCLITWGVITYLGRSQTLSVKSIENFNDDLYLIRLTKPDNVTWEAGSYAQFTLHDVKENAQETTDVISSASMSNDKNKQNSGWLTIASNPNENEIFILTHNSGSFYKKTLTNLQAGSKVEMSWLYSNLSVADGKDPLVFFASDVGIAAIRPIIKEWAGKRDIIISHLDKGVLIFNEEIANLSKKETNLTYETTSSFSQSQDSLKNAAEKYGNKATYLLSGQPDDVEMMKKFLEEKGIDSKKIKVDAFKGLK
- a CDS encoding acyltransferase family protein translates to METSNYQTGLSKSNAYPHPPEKQKRKRSAALDGLKGFFILAIILYYYFQHLLPGGFLAVNGFLVVGGYLTFRQNKKTFAEDYQERFSWKSLKRMFFPMLFMIITTVATLFLVAPQMLSNIRGMALSALFFVNNDYQIFSQQSYFVQSANPSPFVHLWYVSLYVQLLIVGFLLRRLMKKMNFLRMQEFALLAFLTIASAVGMAALYWWEQDPSHVYYLVSTRLFSFTLGALLSYIHEGKLLIPEDHSNKGNLNIASIIGMGALIWMLVTFNGMQAEVYYMIMLVSSIVMTLLVSFALREGVWLHYIISFKGFTFFGKRSFSYYLWFYPIHLILPSFLRGVEDYWLNVLIQWITIIVLAEITYQLFEKERIPLPIGQAHSPYRLTAYMKSNLPKGLKHFGIAFSLVYLVFAGLAGIGFAQEKDQTSVVHEVEEKIRKNQELLQETTVEPTTEAVTTVNSEVKANIEQQVRQTPITFVGDSVLLASANKLREVFPNAYVDGEVGRQLYYSTPVVQKLVQQGRLSQTVVFVLGSNGAFASAQIDSLIQAAGNREIFLVTAGYEIKWAKEVNDQLKAAAERYPNVHLIDWGTYARGRTKELLFEDEIHPNDTGASEMANLILQEMVKLKLQ